Part of the Bicyclus anynana chromosome 3, ilBicAnyn1.1, whole genome shotgun sequence genome is shown below.
ATAAGTTACAAATTAGTATATAAACGGTTTTACATCATATAAATGTATGTTTCAATACTGTCCTGAAAATGGTTTTAACAAAGGTTACTTATATAGAAATTAGATCGCGTAACGCATAAACTGCTCACACAGAAAATTTGTCATAAagtcaaattaataaataatttattgggACATATTCCACCAAATTAAGTTATAATACAAAGTACACCCTCCGTATTTcattcatttacattttaattacaacGCATCAAATGAGGCTAAAGTTACATTTATAGCCAAATAACAACAATTCTAAAGGTTGTTGCAGATCATTTACTatcacatttttaaaacatgtCTTATAAGTGTTTCTGGCATTATTGTGTTATGTAACTTTAGCCTAATAAATCACACATAGCAGCTAGGGAATGAATAGCTAAAGTCAAGGATAAAGTGTTAAtgaaacaatatattattataaataatatacattaaaattttagtgAGGAATAATGAACagtattttttcatatatttttttttggttaaaacaACTGCACATAACATCTTTCAGCTTTAGTTATTTATATCCTAACCGCCGCTGCAAcatgacaaaacactgtatctcaAGATACGTTGTTTTGTCATAGCATAACAGCCCACAGATCACTGCACAAAAGTCataagttaatattaaatttggaCCCACCTATTTAAGTAAAGCGCCATATTGTATTTCAGCTGACGTCACTCAGTACAGAGTCTTCAACTAGGGGTATCTTGGCCACCTCGAAAAATATTGTGTGCGAGTACTTGTTCCTCACGGTGCTGATGGCAGACTTGGGCTTCTTGTGGAGCGTGGCGTTCTGTGCCAGCACCACTGGCAGGATCTCTTTAAGTGTGTACCCTGAAAGAAATGCCACTGAACATTGAGTACATACTTTGGAAGTTAATTTAGAATGAACAACCAATTTAAGTTTGGCACTAGCGAACTTagcgctggatgcaggtggctcagtatcgtgatgtttggaagtaattacaaaaggcctatgtcctgcagtggacgtccatcggctgatatgatgatgatgatgatgactagcgaacgcccgcgacttcgtgcgcgtgcAAATCAATGTAAACATTCAAACCCTCCTCctcctttgacggcctccgtggcgtagtggtatgcgcggtggatttacaagacagaggtcctgggctcgatccccggctgggcagattgagattttcttaatttgtccaggtctggctggtgggaggcttcggccgtagctagttaccaccataccggcaaagacgaaccgcaaagcgatttagcgttccgatacgatgccgtgtagaaaccgaaaggagtgtgggttttcatcctcctcctaacaagttagcccgtttccatcttagactgcatcatcgcttaccatcagatgagattgtagtcaagggcgaacttgtaaagaataaaaaaaaaaaaccctatttcactactttagaggttgaaatttaaaaattactgaatcacattatatttcgtattttttccaTGAtctatgaacaaatttttaaaactgtaactctaaaaattaagtactctccatacaaactttcaacccctatttaacccattctatttttattttagggtcaaaaagtatcctatgttttgctccaaggtgcCATTAAccattatattaaaattcatcttaatcggttcagccatctagccgtgaaaagataacaggcttactttcacatttataatactagcaAGTATAGATTGTCAACTGCAAATGAACTTGGAGTGCAGTATTCGTTTATGTGAAATGCATTTTAATtgtatgatgttatttatttgagCTTGGTGCGATAGTTGTCCCAGGTTAGCATAAGGCGGTAGAGATTAAAGCGATTTTATAGTAGAGcctatgtttatttattgtttgaccTAACTATTAGCCAGAATGTAATAGACCCTTAGATATAGAACAATACTTATCAAAAGTGATCCAACCTCAGTTAGCAATCGAAGATTAAATGTAGCAACCAGAGGTATGCAGAGGTGTGTTTGTTTACCTTGTTTACCCACTGGTGCTTCAGTTTTGGAATGAATACAACAAAAGTTACATTGAGACTTGTCAACAGTACTGCAGCAGTGTACACTGACCTGTGTAATAGCGCAAGGTGGGCGTCCACCCGCCGAGCGACTTCATCCGCAGCGCGATGTAGAGCGCGGCGGCGGCCATCTTGCTGTCGGGCAGCCCCAGCAGGCCGTACTCCAGCAGGCACTGCTCCAGCACGAACCGCGCCAGCGTCAGCGTGGGCATGGACACGCGCGCGCACTgcaattaagaattaaaaacgtttttttagtaactagctgacgccgcgcggttcctgttcccgtaggaatacggggataaaataatttcttatataatttaattactcgataaatgggctatctaacatttttcaaatctgaacagtagttcctgagatgcttcgaacttgccaagctatagtagcaTTACTTTGTGTGTAAGATTGAGGCAACTGTATGCTAAATAAAAGAATGAGCCGTGAGCTGGTatctacataccagagaattttcttaattctctgcatgtgtgaagtctgccaatccacattctCCTTCCTTCCATtcttcctctcattctgagaggagactggaacTCAGCAGCGagtgaaatatgggttgataatgatgatgaatgactcACTCTTGCAAATCGTCTGAGGAATCTGTAGGACAGCGGGATGCCCAGGTCAAAGTCAATGATGCGCAGGATGCTGATCTCCATCTTCAGGAGTTGGCTGAGCGAGTAGGCTCCATCGCAAATGTAAAGGAAGTCGTCCACCAGAGGAGGGATGCGCTCctggaaaataaaattttacttattagaatttttaattaacttataaGAATAGTTGTGCATACAAACACTCACAGTACATACCTCCatactattataaatgcgaaagtatgtatgtctgttAAATTTGCACAGATAATACACTATAGTGGCACAAAATAAATGTCACAATCAGAACTGATGAAGAGATCAATAAAGATGGCATCAAAGAGAGGCGCCAGTCGCGCGTTGTACTGTAGTaccgatttttaattttggcatagAGTTTAGTGttcttgaaaaataacataatagaaTCAGTTCTATTGGAATGTTTTCAACTTGAGAGAGTTAAGGGTGGACATAGTCATCtgttactatattatatttttattatcatcaccACCTGCACATTTTTTAATAAGCCATTTGCAGGTCTCACACCTATCTCCTACGAGAAACACTACTTCATAGGCAATTAACATTAATATCTTTTTATGATTTAGATTCTTTTCAACAGTAAtcttttacataaaacaaaactttaaaagtACTTTTACAAACATCAACAATAATTCAAACAGGCTGTGATCAAACTCATAATATTATGACCATGACATATTGATATTGGCGTAACTGTGGATCtattaaaattgattgatttgtaCTCTGTATAAAATTTTAGATTACTTAAACATTAGCACTTACATCAAACTTAGCTGCAATGAACAGTGCTGAGGCACCAAGTAGCTGCAACTCTTCCTTATTGAGGTGGTCTTTCTCAGGCTGAGTCCGGCTGGACTTGGTGAGGTACAGGTCCACCAGCTTCACCGCCAAGTACAGAGTCTCGTGATTCAGCTCAAAGCTCTCCTGAACTTCCACCATCCAGTCCACAAGCAAAGCTCTCATCCAAGATGAGATTCCCTTCATCCTTTGCAGGTAGTCGTCAATGAGGAAATGTGGctaaaaagagaaaaagttAAGTCACATTTAGGTATCATTATTTTTGACAATGTCAATTATATTAAAAGTCAAGGGGCAATGCTCTAATTTACAGTAATTAGATAGTTGTGCAGCAAAGAACAACTTACTTCTCTGCTCTTCAAATAGTTGAATATGTCCATAGCGTATCTAGACACCTGCAGTGGGTCATTCCAGTTCTCCTTGTCAAAGTCCACCACTCCATCAGGGAGCTTGCAGTTAGTCTGTTCGTCCAAAGATCGGTGCGAGTCATCCAAATTGACCTTGTCGAGTTTTTCGCTAATCACCTTGTACCCTTCTTTTGTAGCCTCATTTGGGCTGCTGAAAACATGTCATATGATTTGCaaatgttggtttttttttgtagaattaattaattttttatataggtattcaGATATGGAAAACAAATGAATCAAgtgctaaaaaatataaaaaaaaatatgactgtGTCGAAGTGTACTGAACCACAGTATTATGTCAACAATGCTGACTTCTTAGCTGAGACAGTATTCCcttgatattttatatacaattttctGAAATTTCACAATCCTTAAACTATTGCAAACTCTACTACTATTACTAACAAGTCAGCTAGACAGATCACAAacagatccctaaatcgaaaggTGATGATAAtacaactatattttttaaagacctatGCAACATGCCTATAAGGAGATAAATGACTAAAAAATTTACATTCCAAGTACAGcttttaatacatataatataactagtATCTGAGCTAAATTGCAGGCTGATGGACAGACGGCATGACAAAACTATAAGGATCCATGTTTATGATAAGGGTTCTGTTTTGTTTGGTAACAGGTCCAAATGTTACATGTTTAAAAACTGATATAgactaatatattataactgCAATTCTGACAATATTTCATATACATCCATATGGGTCATACATAAACATACATATAGGTTAAATTTTCTCTTCCTTCTCATTTTTCAAAGTTGATATGTATGGGTCAAATTTCTTCCTCCttttaattttccaaagttGGTTAActactaatatatttaaacattttatacttacatattttcCAAAGCGGTCGTATAGAGAGAAGGTTCGCCGGACACATCACTTCTAGCAGATTTCGCAGAGTTAGAGCTGGCAGTGCTTTGGTTTTCTTTTCCCATGGAACGTCTAATCATGTTCTTGAGGATGCCATTCTGTGCTCTGGTGGCTATCTGTTTGGGAGGATCCTTGGCAAAATGCTTCTGTACTGTCTCTATGGCGTTTGTGGCAGCTTTTTGTAGCTGCTTTGTTTTGGATGCCTTACCATTCAATGTTGTGGTTTGTGGCTTGATGTTCTAAAATTGTGGAAGTTATCTTTATGGTACTTCTATACATAGACTAAAACTAGAGGACTTTttcactacccctaccctaaactgTCGCTTACTTTGCGCGCTTGTTGCTAaaagttacgcaagcaaccaataagctaaCTGTGACACACAAACTTAATCCGCTTACAATAAGATTATAACAGGTtcgttcgttttttttattcatgtacAGACACATGAACTACCAAAAAAAcctaacaattacaataaagtACATAGTAGGTATTTAGTCCAAAAACAAATCATTACAGAGCCCAAAAAGTAGTTTTTAGAAATTTGTCTGTTTTAATTTAGCaattttaattgtgttttaaatGTGTAGTGGCAAGATCTAGGCATTTAGagtttaatttatcaaaatattttacaaacaaaaaattttatcaaaaagtgcCATTTGTGTAATAGTTGTAATTAGCATGATTAACACAGTTTCAAAGAATAAACTTGCCATGTGCATGTCTGGCCAGGGCTAACAGCAATGTGAAAtgtagattttctttttttttaaaatactaagtTAGGATGATTTGTAACTTTAGTGCTTCGATGTTCAAAATAACTATACAATGactattttaattgatatatagAGGACATAAGATCCCAAAGTACTGatgtacaacggccaacccttagtggccaagtgcggaaaagccCCAGGAAAtaatatgtttggatgtttgctacTGTACAGACAAACTGTGCAGCCATTTTTGTATACACACAGTACACATAAATGGCTGcagatttggataaaatttgttCCTGGATTGACATTGGATAATAGATACCTACTCTGTAAACATATTTGAATACAAGGATAAAACAGAGCCTATGGCACTCATAAATAGCGTGGCTTTttagaggtaaaagaattttcaaaatcagttcagtagatccagagaataccccctacaacacaacCTTTACCTCTCCATAGTTTTAGAaagaaaaatttgtttatttcgaaattatgttACACATCTCCAGTATACTGCGTCATCTAGGACAATACCCTGCAATGTGTGGCAtgacccagaaaatggccccaactcagcataaatGGATAgacattaaaaactaaaaataaacatcaagtttcaataagaacttactaacatttataaagctgaagagttcgatTATAATATGTAAAGGGAACTAATAAGTTAGTTACCTATCAACAgccaatacaatacaatacccACCCACCAGACTTAACCAGAGATTAAGCGCCGCTATATTGTAAGCCAAAGCATTACCAAAAGCGTCAGAGAGGATACTGGATGGAGGATACTCCTGCACAATGTATTCcatgtatgtaaataataagGTATTTAAAGAGATcacaactaattaattattatcaatgacTAGCTTTGGACTGAAATTTCGCCTTAATAAACGGTTTCCATTTACCTTTAAGCAGAAATCTTTATAATCATGAAAttgaattcaaaataaataaaaaatgatacaatattattaaaatacatcaaAGAACTATGTTTTATATCAGTATTGTTAGGAGAGATGTCTCTTATCAATACTTCCTACTATTATTCTTGGAATTCCTTCTCTTTAGATCCAAAGAGAAGAATTCCAAACATTCAAAatgtaggtataaaaataaattcaaacaaatttaTAATTGAAGTTCTAGGTTAAATTATGACAATATAAATAACACAATGTTGCTTTGttgaaaataatacttttataggTAGAAACAGAACAATCATTCaccaagtacctacttatttaagtaagtttttaTTGAAGTTCATTTTTGGAGGGAAAGTTCATTGACCCTAAATATTGGCaaatatcaagtcaaaacattgCAAGAATCAGCTAAATCAGCCGTAGACATCGAGAAGAATCAATGAAATAGTAAATAACTTCCTGAAATTGTATCAagacaaaataattaaagtaccCTTTACccatgcaaaaaataaatgttaaccTTTAGAATTGGAAGCATTTTGCTTTCTACAGTGACTTTTTTCGCGACCATGGCTTTATCCTTGTCTGTGTTGACGCAGGCTTTGTTGAAGGCGTTGGTGATGTCTCCGAAGGCTGCCCTTTTAGCCGTGGTATCCTTTACCGGACTATCGGCTTTTCGCTTGTTCGGCGCCTTCAAGCTGTCTTTGTATGTTTTCAGAGTAGCCAGCTGTTTACTCCTCGTCGTGATCCCGCGGCTCATGATGCCGTTCAGGTTCTCATTGACGCCGACTGACTTCGATGTCAACCTTGTTGGCGCCATTGTTAGTTACTGGAAATAATACGTTCGAGTCACGTGTTACAAATTAACAAACTTCCTACACTGCACTGAAGTCGAATAAAGAGGAAATAAAAGCTTTAAATAGTCAACAACGGTTCAAAAGTTTCATGCCAACGACCAAAAATGGAGGCAAAACAACTGAACGACTGCTCGACTCAGCGTCATATCAATATTAACGTAATACGAAATATACTCACGCTGTGTAGATGGGGGCGGCCGTTTTACAagtaaataacttattttagaATTCACACGATCTACAACAgcaaattaaaagttaatattttgtccAAATTTCGTTATTTCAACTCGCAACCGAACAGTGCAATCTACAAAAACCGTTGCATTAATTCTTGAATTTCTATTGGCAGCTTTGTTAGATCGTTTGACCAATCAGAGACGATCGCACACCTGACGTTCCGTTATCAAGTTGGTTGTTGGTAGGGGATTAGACAATTTTGGTTACTTTTCGTAATATAGATGAATATTACGTCTGTAGTTACAAGAAACTAttatgatttgatttttatgattaatttacagtttttttgaaatacttattaaagttatgtttttattttaaattattttttagttcaAGCACGATTGCATTTTATTGCattgaaagaaacaaaaaacGTTTGCTATGTCAAAATTATCTGTCAACAGATAAACGTCAATGTCATTTTTCTCTcaaattttccttttttattttcatttttcctTCTACGTTAGTCgcattgttttaatataaaaatttaaccaGTGTTTTAATAATGTCGTAATAAGTAAGCATAAAGTTGGCTTTCAGATTTCGTCTTCATAtaatacagtttttacaatGTTAGGTGGTGTAAAGCTAAAAGTATCTTTTACTCATGAAAGATCATGTTTTGGATATATTAGTCCAAAATATAGCACAAACAATGAACaggtaaatattattacaagttGAACTTATCAAATGCTTGTAACTTATATCTATAAATTAGGTATTTCCTGGTAATTGAGTATTTTGAGGTtaagtatttgtttttgttaggAAACTGGTaagtaaatgttaaaaatattgtacactTAAGACACTGAGTTTTGAATTTTTGGTGTAAGAAGGTGTTATGAATTTTTTGACTAAAACAACAAATTACATCTCAACATCAATGTTATAATATAAAGATTTGTTAGCAAAGGTAAAGGGACACACATTATCATGTATTACAAGCTAAATTATCATAACCTTTAGTCCATATTATGTTATGTCcaatgtttaatatattttttcaaacttttGCCACATAatcaatacctaaatatataaataaaaatggaatatattatacatgtatcttatctataataatctttaaaatatttatacagatAACTGACTCACTGATATTATGTCAAAATACATCTgaaatataaaactgaaaatagTTTTCTTTTGTGAATACTGACTTAGATACTCTGTTAGAAAGAATATTCTGAAATTTAAACtgcatttatttacttttattatatttgttgttttaaGTAGGAAGAGATCAGCTAAGTCCACATATATTCACAATCTAATAGTCCACAGATatctacataaaaaatattaaggaaaccttaaataaaaacaatatttttgctCTATTTGAATTTGtggtgttattttttactttcagtcaATATGTGTCCAAGTTTTGTCAAGAGAGAAACAGATTCTCCTTTGGGTGGTATTCAGCAGCAATGTTCCAGAAGGTCACATAGCCTGTAACCCTATCTACAGCAAGCAGCTGTGCTTGGAGGAGGGTACTGAGGTATTTGTGGCTCCATATGGTGACATAAAGGTACTCGACGAGTTGTATGTTGATACAGATAGTCCAGATGATCAGGAGATTCTGGtgagatataaaaaataattcttctaGTATTTTTCCTAACAATGCAATAAATTAACTTACAAATATACATTTATCTGTACAACTAAGACATCTTGTGCTTCAGAGAAACATAGGCTAGTTGTCTTAATTTCCCACAGATGATAAATTGTTTGAATCTTCTACATTTCTCAAgttatattcataaaaatttttatttgggCTCTAATGTAAACATGTAAATCAAACTGAAACCAAAACCTGTTTAACACTGCTAGGGGTGCAATATTTAATGATCAATTAAATATTCCACCCACCCAATGAGTGTTAAACAGGGTTTAGAATCAACCTATAGTAATATAATTCATGTCTATACTTTGTACCTATTACTTTGAGCAATTAAATTGTTCATGATGTTCTAAGAGTGGCAGAACacgaaaaaatcatttttgaaaATATGCATTTACTGTCTATATACACAGAAATATCTTAAAAATTATGCTTAgcttaaaactatatttttattttaggaacaTAATGCAGAAATATTGCAACTACGAGTACTAGATCAACTAAGACTTGTAGTTGCCAACCAAAAAGCTGTAGTATGGATATCAACTTCTCTTCCAATTGTTTTTACACCAAAACAGACTGGTTTGCTTGTAAACTATAGTAGAATAATTGTGAAAGTGGATgcttttaatagtttttgtggTGGCCTTACAAACTCATATGTAAATACTAATGTAGCAAAAGAAggcaataataaatttaataatattggaaTTATCAACAGAGGCTTGCTTCAGCCATATTTAAATGCACCAAAGAGATTAGTTTTAAGAGCTTTACCGATAGATAGTGATGGTAAAAAGGACCTTATACATCCATACACTGTATTTGTTCATGAAGACTTGATTGATGATAAGTTAAAAGAcctaatgattattcttggtacaATGAAGAATATACCTTCCATCATTAATGATATTTCAGATGAAGATGAAGTTGAAAATAACATACAAATTGATGGTTTGTGTGTGGAAATAAAACCTATAGATAGTGTGGTATATAGGAGCTTGTCTAGAgaagtttataataaaagtataccTACAGTACTTATACCTAAGTCTTTAAATGTGATAATCAATATAGAAAATGGTATGAAAGTGATGTTTAATGTGATAGGCGATGAAGTCGAGCAACCAGAGCATGTAGAGATTATAACATATTCAGAAAAAGTTAATACTGAAATTGATGTGATAGAAAGATTTAAGAACTGTGTAGTCAAAAGCACACATTCGGGGAGAAAGTTCTTAATAAATGATGGAATGGTAAAACAGAATAGTCAAATAACAAATGGCTTCTTAAGATTTAAGCTTAAACCTGAGAAATTGAAATACACAATGATGAATTCTGAATCATTTCGAACGTGCACAGTGTCTGCAAAGTGCTTAAATGACACAGATTTATCTCTACCAAAATCT
Proteins encoded:
- the LOC112051872 gene encoding G2/mitotic-specific cyclin-B3 isoform X1: MAPTRLTSKSVGVNENLNGIMSRGITTRSKQLATLKTYKDSLKAPNKRKADSPVKDTTAKRAAFGDITNAFNKACVNTDKDKAMVAKKVTVESKMLPILKNIKPQTTTLNGKASKTKQLQKAATNAIETVQKHFAKDPPKQIATRAQNGILKNMIRRSMGKENQSTASSNSAKSARSDVSGEPSLYTTALENISPNEATKEGYKVISEKLDKVNLDDSHRSLDEQTNCKLPDGVVDFDKENWNDPLQVSRYAMDIFNYLKSREPHFLIDDYLQRMKGISSWMRALLVDWMVEVQESFELNHETLYLAVKLVDLYLTKSSRTQPEKDHLNKEELQLLGASALFIAAKFDERIPPLVDDFLYICDGAYSLSQLLKMEISILRIIDFDLGIPLSYRFLRRFARCARVSMPTLTLARFVLEQCLLEYGLLGLPDSKMAAAALYIALRMKSLGGWTPTLRYYTGYTLKEILPVVLAQNATLHKKPKSAISTVRNKYSHTIFFEVAKIPLVEDSVLSDVS
- the LOC112051872 gene encoding G2/mitotic-specific cyclin-B3 isoform X2, encoding MAPTRLTSKSVGVNENLNGIMSRGITTRSKQLATLKTYKDSLKAPNKRKADSPVKDTTAKRAAFGDITNAFNKACVNTDKDKAMVAKKVTVESKMLPILKNIKPQTTTLNGKASKTKQLQKAATNAIETVQKHFAKDPPKQIATRAQNGILKNMIRRSMGKENQSTASSNSAKSARSDVSGEPSLYTTALENIPNEATKEGYKVISEKLDKVNLDDSHRSLDEQTNCKLPDGVVDFDKENWNDPLQVSRYAMDIFNYLKSREPHFLIDDYLQRMKGISSWMRALLVDWMVEVQESFELNHETLYLAVKLVDLYLTKSSRTQPEKDHLNKEELQLLGASALFIAAKFDERIPPLVDDFLYICDGAYSLSQLLKMEISILRIIDFDLGIPLSYRFLRRFARCARVSMPTLTLARFVLEQCLLEYGLLGLPDSKMAAAALYIALRMKSLGGWTPTLRYYTGYTLKEILPVVLAQNATLHKKPKSAISTVRNKYSHTIFFEVAKIPLVEDSVLSDVS
- the LOC112051873 gene encoding peroxisome biogenesis factor 1 isoform X2 gives rise to the protein MLGGVKLKVSFTHERSCFGYISPKYSTNNEQSICVQVLSREKQILLWVVFSSNVPEGHIACNPIYSKQLCLEEGTEVFVAPYGDIKVLDELYVDTDSPDDQEILEHNAEILQLRVLDQLRLVVANQKAVVWISTSLPIVFTPKQTGLLVNYSRIIVKVDAFNSFCGGLTNSYVNTNVAKEGNNKFNNIGIINRGLLQPYLNAPKRLVLRALPIDSDGKKDLIHPYTVFVHEDLIDDKLKDLMIILGTMKNIPSIINDISDEDEVENNIQIDGLCVEIKPIDSVVYRSLSREVYNKSIPTVLIPKSLNVIINIENGMKVMFNVIGDEVEQPEHVEIITYSEKVNTEIDVIERFKNCVVKSTHSGRKFLINDGMVKQNSQITNGFLRFKLKPEKLKYTMMNSESFRTCTVSAKCLNDTDLSLPKSISSKIEYDYKNYCRTVKSSKELVEKVISHIDFEIQREASFKGVSEIKSNVLITGQSGAGKSSICHIIQKELTVWSHILHCRSLKGRKDITEVLGKAILLCQEHSPAVLICDDVDALVPPNMEGGSPQDIAYYQRLATVIKHMLQTCAGVCVLMTSLNMKALHPTLRQFSGKPLFTAHFDIVELNQDERAELFKHLLNDKVRDSFLVEEDDVTRLAMDTAGCTVRELVDYLNKKIFKAVKKKNSHAIDKPRLVEDVTIDSEKSKVFDVWEAMGGMRDVKRQIAESIFWPIMYPALFPSQSCGILLYGPPGTGKSHIGSCLAKLHNMRLITVKGPELLSKYIGQSEKAVRDIFDKADMQRPCILFFDEFDSLAPK